The Sinomicrobium kalidii genome contains a region encoding:
- a CDS encoding GntP family permease, with translation MIEYRLLAAIALGIFVLLFLILKVKLHAFLSLLIAAITVGIAAGLDAAAIMQTVQNGMGGTLGFVATVVGLGTMFGAILEHSGGARRIAGFLMKKFGVKNAPVAMVLSGFTVAIPVFFDVAFILLIPLIYALQKRTGKSLLLFAIPLLSGLAVTHAFIPPTPGPIAVADIIGADLGWVIGIGFVVGVPTAIISGLLFGKYIGKRIFVPAPLLPETEAPEDDGFPRISTVFAIIAVPIFLILMNTSVKGGLIPVGENWIRQAVNIAGHPFTALIIANLLAWYFLGIGKGFTRKQLLDISARSMAPAGSIILITGAGGAFKQVLIDTGSGDMIAQSLAGIGFPVLLFAFLISAAVRIIQGSSTVAMITAAGLVAPLIEGASLSGFELACIVIAIASGGSIMSHVNDSGFWMVNQFLGLTEKQTFRSWTVMTTILALSGFIFVSAVYYLF, from the coding sequence ATGATCGAATATCGTTTACTGGCCGCCATTGCCCTCGGCATCTTTGTATTACTCTTCCTGATCCTGAAGGTAAAACTCCACGCTTTCCTGTCCCTGCTTATTGCAGCCATTACCGTCGGGATCGCCGCAGGCCTCGATGCCGCCGCTATTATGCAGACCGTACAGAACGGTATGGGCGGTACGCTGGGTTTTGTAGCTACGGTAGTCGGACTGGGGACCATGTTCGGGGCCATCCTCGAACATTCCGGGGGCGCCCGAAGGATCGCCGGGTTCCTCATGAAAAAATTCGGCGTGAAAAACGCCCCTGTAGCCATGGTGTTATCGGGTTTTACCGTAGCCATCCCCGTCTTTTTCGACGTGGCCTTTATTTTACTTATCCCCCTCATATATGCCCTGCAGAAACGCACGGGAAAATCCCTGTTGCTGTTTGCCATACCGCTGCTTTCCGGGCTGGCCGTGACCCATGCCTTTATCCCGCCTACCCCCGGGCCTATTGCCGTGGCCGATATTATCGGGGCCGACCTGGGATGGGTTATCGGTATCGGTTTTGTGGTGGGGGTCCCCACGGCCATTATCAGCGGGCTGCTCTTCGGAAAGTACATCGGCAAACGCATTTTTGTTCCCGCTCCCCTCCTGCCGGAAACGGAAGCGCCGGAAGACGACGGGTTCCCCCGTATAAGCACCGTTTTTGCGATTATCGCCGTTCCCATATTCCTTATCCTGATGAACACTTCTGTAAAGGGCGGGCTTATCCCGGTTGGGGAGAACTGGATCAGGCAGGCCGTGAACATTGCGGGACATCCTTTTACGGCGCTCATTATTGCCAACCTGCTGGCGTGGTATTTTCTCGGCATAGGCAAAGGGTTTACCCGGAAACAATTGCTCGATATTTCGGCGAGATCGATGGCCCCGGCGGGAAGCATTATCCTTATCACCGGGGCAGGCGGCGCTTTTAAACAGGTACTTATCGATACGGGATCGGGAGATATGATCGCACAATCCCTAGCCGGGATCGGTTTCCCGGTATTGCTGTTTGCCTTCCTGATCAGTGCTGCCGTACGTATCATACAGGGCTCGTCGACCGTAGCCATGATTACCGCTGCCGGACTGGTAGCCCCGCTCATAGAAGGTGCCTCGCTTTCGGGCTTTGAGCTGGCCTGTATTGTCATTGCCATCGCGTCGGGCGGTTCCATCATGTCGCATGTCAATGACAGCGGATTCTGGATGGTCAACCAGTTCCTCGGCCTTACGGAAAAGCAGACGTTCCGGTCGTGGACGGTAATGACCACCATTCTCGCCCTCTCGGGGTTCATATTCGTATCGGCCGTTTATTATCTTTTTTGA
- a CDS encoding DinB family protein, whose product MKTLNRRNFIKQSSLFTVGAGSMFTLAGAAPGYPVSPATSENDLNIIGPKAGFSPQIGTLVSMLNWMRNTILYPVKGLSVEDLDYIHDENSNSIGAMLMHLAATERFYQLHTFEGRKWGDWPEEDVEKWSIASGLGDEARKNIKGHELDFYLDALKEVREHSLAEFAKRDDDWLMKADKDWPWGPTNNYCKWFHVCEHESNHNGQVKWLRSRLPSSEK is encoded by the coding sequence ATGAAAACCCTGAACCGCAGAAATTTCATCAAACAATCCTCCCTCTTCACCGTAGGAGCAGGAAGCATGTTTACCCTGGCCGGGGCAGCCCCGGGATATCCCGTATCTCCCGCGACCTCGGAAAATGACCTTAACATCATCGGACCCAAAGCAGGCTTTTCCCCGCAAATAGGTACGCTCGTATCCATGCTCAACTGGATGCGCAATACCATTCTCTATCCCGTAAAGGGACTGAGCGTGGAAGACCTGGACTATATTCACGATGAAAACTCCAACAGCATCGGTGCCATGCTAATGCACCTGGCCGCTACCGAGAGGTTCTACCAGTTGCATACCTTTGAAGGAAGAAAATGGGGCGACTGGCCGGAGGAAGATGTGGAAAAATGGAGCATAGCTTCCGGACTGGGAGACGAGGCCAGAAAAAACATAAAAGGTCATGAGCTGGACTTTTACCTGGACGCCCTAAAGGAAGTGCGCGAACACTCCCTGGCCGAATTTGCCAAAAGGGATGACGACTGGCTCATGAAAGCGGATAAGGACTGGCCGTGGGGCCCTACCAATAATTACTGCAAATGGTTCCACGTATGCGAACACGAGTCCAACCACAACGGCCAGGTCAAATGGCTGCGAAGCAGGTTGCCGTCTTCAGAAAAATAA